The Bos indicus isolate NIAB-ARS_2022 breed Sahiwal x Tharparkar chromosome 12, NIAB-ARS_B.indTharparkar_mat_pri_1.0, whole genome shotgun sequence genomic sequence tctttgtgaccccatgaatcgcagcacgccaggcctccctgtccatcaccaactcccggagtttacccaaactcatgtccattgagtcagtgatgccatccaaccatttcatcctgttttCCCCTTCTAATACCTaatatatatatggggcttccccaatggctcagcctgcaatgcaggagacacgagggatttggttttgatccctgggtaaggaagatcccctgggggaggaaatgaatactccagtattcttgcctgaaaagtcccatggacagagaagcctggccggctatatCTAAAGGGACACAAAGGGacacatgactgaacaaccaaaaaaaacaagaaaaaatatacattatgTTTTAAAGTACTTCTATTACCCCCAAAGTgcttcttccttctccaagaaatgttGATAATTACTAgtacagcttaaaaaaaattttataaattcaataagaatttttatttttttaattattaaaaaaatttttttcggTCATGCTGGacagcactcaggatcttagttccccaaccaaggatcaaatttgTGCCCTCTACAGTGGacgcatggagtcttaaccactgaaccaccagagaagaccctcaataacaatgttttaaatgatctacaacaataaaaacataattcCCCAAATATCTTACAAGTATTAGTTTCAGCTATTTGCATGGAGATCTTTGATCACACTGAGTTGTTTTAATCTACAAAACTGACTAAAGCCTAGTGAAAACCAGTTTAGTAATTTCAGagcaaattttaagaaaaatttaaagacatgaggtttttaaaaagtggatattAAGAAATACACAAATAAGGCTTTGAGTAGTTTAGGTGCTCATGACAAACAGAcctgagccaaaaaaaaaatgtaagtgagAAGATTGGCTTTCTCTTATCATGGCATTAAATCTATGGCAAGTAGGTCAActtcaatttttatatatatactgctggctcagtggtaaagaatttgcctgccaaagcaggagatgcaggtttgatccctgggccaggaagatcccctggagaaggaaatggcaacccactccagtattcttgcctgggaaatcccatggaaagaggagcctggtgggagttAGTGGAGTTGCagaagagttgaatacaacttagcaactaaacaacatcaacaacaatgtgcaaatatgtgtgtgtgtgtgtaattttataTAAAGCTGGTGAGACTAGATGTCCTCCCAGAGGGCCCTGAGTTCCCATGGTTCCAACTCGGCATCTGAACACTTTACTTATATGTGTGTATCCCATTCTTATACCTACCCAAGGGGAGATCTCAGTAAAGAGATGGCAAAGAACTCACAGCAGCCCCACCATGGCTTTGGGACATGATGACCTGAGTGCACAATATTGACTGAGAATCCCACTGAGGGAGACAGTCCAGACTTCTTAGAAGTTATTATAAAAGTATCAGCATTTCAATTTGGCTGAGGATATGGAGTGTTTCAAGGGTTGTTTTTTTGACTGACtttctttccctgctccaggTCCCCACCTGCTCTGCATCTTACCATGGAGCAGACGGCCTGCTGGAAGTTGCTGCTGACTACCACATACAATAGCAGGTTACCAAAGGTGTTCAGGGCAGCTAGTGGTCTCGAAACGATGTATGCTTCATGGATCTGATGCTCAGTGGAGCAGCTAATGGAAAGCAGGCGAGATTCGATCCGAATGACCCTCAAGATATGGAAGGGCAAAAAGCATATATAAAACACGAGAAGCAGCAGAATGGTGAGCCTGCGTGCTTTCTGCTTCAGGCAGCTGTGCGTCTGAGGTCCTTGCGTTAGGGTGTAGATAATCATTGTATAGCAGAGCGTCACTATCACCAAGGGGAGGCAGAAAGTGGTGGTGGTCAAAATTAGATTGTACCATTTGATGGTTGTGAGGTCATCCGAGCTGGTGAGGTCAAGGCAGGTGGATCTGTTGGTGCTGGTGGTAGCTGTGATCAGGAAGGTCATGGGTATGACGGCCACCAGCGACACGATCCACACCACCACACAGGCCACCATGGCCCATCGCTTTTTGTGGACGGAGAAGCAGCTCGTGGGGTGAATGATGACAAAGTAGCGGAAGATGCTGAAGCAGGTGAGGAAGAGGATGCTGCTGTACAGGTTGAAGTGGAAGCCGAAGCGGATGAACTTGCACATGAAGTCCCCGAAGACCCAGTGGTCTCCGCCGGCATAGTAATGAATCAGGAAGGGAAGGCTGGTGAGATACAGCAGGTCGGTGCAGGCCAGGTTCAGCATGATGATGGTGCTGCTCCTCCAGGGCCGCATTTTGAAGATGTATGTGGAGATGGCTATCACATTTCCAGGAAAACCCACCAGGAAGATGATGCTATAAATAACAGGGAGGTAGTGCGTCTTGAGTGGGATATTTTCACTGGTGCAATTTTCAAGAGCAGCTGCATAATCAGGGAACTCAGAGGCATTTGCAAAATCATCTAGTGGCTCATTCATGGCTGTCTCCTTTCATCTCGCAAGAAGACAAGAGAGTTCAGTTTGGCAATACAGACCAAGAGAAAGTAACTCGCtgataaaggaaaatagaaaacattaatgGTAGGGTAATGAAAACAATGATCCACTTTTAAACAAAAACTGCTTGAACAGCCCCAATTGGccacttctttctctttaatcTCCAAAGAGAAGAAATTGAATTTCTAAGAAAATGACTGTAAGGCAAGTTACTAAAGACATCTAACAATGATATAAAAGTTaaatgctgtgagaattaaaagggcttccctggtggctcagctggccaagaatccacctgcattgcagaagagctgggttcaatccctggcttgagaagatcccctggagaaggaaacagctacccactccagtattctggcctggagaattccacagactgtattgttcatgggattgcaaagagtcagacacaactgagagactttcacttcacttcataagaATTAAATGATGCAATTCATAAGAATTAAAATGAAGGATTTGGGTGGAAAACCCTACGTGTAGCTGTGAAAAACAGCTTAGCCAGGCTGCTACTGGGGCAAGCTCTAAGGTATCACCATTAGAGACTTACCCACAACAAGATCCACCATTAGTCATGCATAggctatctgttttaaatatagcagtgtgtacatgtcaattctaggctttcccaatggctcagcgggtaaagaatccacctgcaatgcaggagactcaggttcgatccctgggttgggaagatgccctggaggaggaaatggcaacccactcaagtattcttgcctgaaaaattccacggacagtgaagcctggtgggctatagtccaaagggtcacaaagagccagacacaattgagtgactgagcacccccctgaacatgtcaatcccaaactcctaatcgatcctccctcccccaccccaaggacctactgtataacacagagaactctgaaccatattctgtaataacctgaatgggaaaaaaatttgataaaaaatagatatatgtacaatggaatcacttagctgtacacctgaaactaacacaacattattaatcaactatgctccaatataaaataaaaattaaaaaaagattcagtCACCAAAACAAAATAATCACCCATGAGGCGCTTCACCACAGTATTACCTCTAAACTTGACAAAAAGCTGAGAAATATTTCttcttatctctattttacagaagagacTAAAACTGCAACCTATTCCTGATAACATCTAGTGGCACAGGTGGGATTCGAACCTCCATTTGTCTGACTTAGAATGCATTCTCTTTCCAAACTGCCTCACTCTGCACCTCTCAGTCGGGATGGCCCTAAATGAGGGGTGCAATAGGAAGGGGTGCGACTGAACACTGGACATTTTTAAACGTAGATTTCATGCATTCCAACTTGATGTGTCTGGtggatttcattttcaaatttcagcTCTTCCAAGCCATTTAATGTCATTTGTTCAtgttgtgtgtggggggaggggggcacgcGGCATTTGAAGGGGAAGAAGGAACAGCAGTTCCATGCAGTGTTAAGAGCTAGAGTGCAATAAACCAGAGGGCCTGACCCTGACTCTGTTCAGTCAAAGAGGAGTTGTGTGTCCCTAAGCAAGTTGCTTACACTCTCCAGTACTGGGAAGGAGGGGGAGTTGTACGTTAACTTTCTTCTTCTTGCTTATCagtgtttgctaaaattttgactGTGTATTTCAGCATGATGTTCATTTAAAAGAAGAATTACTTACAATTAACTTATTATTCAGATGTAAATAGCTGTTGGTAAAATGTATCCACTTACATATTTATGCAGTGCCCACTGTGTATTAATTAGGCACTCTGCCAGATCCTAGAGATACCAAATGAATAACATGCACAGATGTACAAGCCACTATCACAGCCTACTTGGGGAGATAGacagaaattattttaacaaagTACAATTCTGCCTCACAGAACTGTCAATataccaccactaccaccaccacccaaaAAGCCAAGAAAAACACTTGGACACCACTGGacacataataagtgctcaataaatggtagctgttaattgctaggggcttccctgatagctcagttggtaaagaatctgcctgcaatgcaggagaccccggtttgattcctgggttgggaagatctgctgaagaagggataggctacccactccaatattcttggatttcccttgtggctcagctggtaaagaatccgcctgcattgcaggagacctgggttcaatccctgggttgggaagatcccctggagaagcgaaaggctacccattccagtattctggcctggagaattccatggactgtatagtccatggggtcacaaagagtcagacatgactgagcgactttcacatgtTAATTGCTAAGTCCTTTGATAGATGAATAGAACAAGGCTGTACAATAGTACTGAtataacaagggcttccctggtgactcagatggtaaagaatctgcttccaaagcaggagtcctgggttcgatctctggtttgggaagatcccctggaaaaggaaatggcaacccactccagtattcttgcctggaatattctgtggacagaggagtctggcgggctgcagtctatggggttgcaaagagttggatgcgactgagtgactaacactttcactttcactatattacAAAGAAGAAAGGGATTAGCTACCTGGGAACAGGACAGGTCACTAAAGGAACAGCATTTAGAAGGGAACATTTCAGCTTTTCAGGAAACAGGCAAGAGGAGAGGAAGGCATTCTAGGCAAGgaaaacagcatgtgcaaaggcactGAGGTCTGACAGAGTTCAAGGGATTTCAAGAGAAACCTCAGAATACATTTAAACCTCTAtcacttttattttgaataaattggGGCAAGAATAGCTCAAGGATAGGAAACCTGCCAGAGTTGGGGAGGGCAGTTGTCAGAATCCTCACTCGAGAAGCCAGCGCtccccaaaagtgaaagtgttagtcactcagtcgtgtccaactctgacaaccccatggactgtagcctgccatgctcttctatccatgggattctccaggcaggaagactggagtgggttgccattttcttctccaagggattttcctgacccagggactgaacctgggtctcctgcattgcaggcagattctttaccatctgagccaccagggaagcctgagtgctCCCTGGGACCATGTATTCCTGATCCAAAGGGAATGTGTTTCTCCTGGTCCAGTTGGTTTACCCTCAGGGACGATGCTACCGGCAGAACTATCACAGACACAGCACTAGGGGTGATAGGAGTTGGCGCTGCTGACCAGCAAGGATGCTGTGAGGCCAGAAGACCACAGCCTGTCCCTTGGCCAAAAGCCATAATGCACTCATGCACAGATAGAAGGCAGTCATTTAAATCCCAAGGAAAACATGGAGTCCCCGAAGCAGCACCTCCTGAAATCTGTTCTTAGCGAGTCCAGATTCAAGACCTCATCGCCTATCTGTGGACTCCTTGAAAGCAGAAACAAGAAGTCACCTCCTACCCCAGGGGCTGACACACAGAGGGCCTCAATAAACACATCTGTGAATAAAAGAATCATGAGTAACATTAGCTAAACTTATCTTGTGCCAAAAAGCTAGTTGAAGCAGCAACtgttattgaaataaaaaaaaagtttggttcTTTTAATGGCTTTAAAGTAAGGAGCAAAATTAATTTCTGTCATTGCAAATAAACCCCTGCCATGTTAATGGGGCCATTTTAAAGCATAATCATATCAGGAAAAGGCAGGCTGTAGGTAGAAACAACCACCTCATTGTTTTGAAAAGCAACAGTGCAATGTGGGATTTATTGAAGAGTGACCGACTGAGAAATGTCACCTCCATCCCTTAAACTTCACTGAAGGAACGGTTTGAGTTTACCAAACACGTGTGAACAGGAGGTGAAAACTAGTCGGGACCGTGAACCAAGCAGAACAAGGCAGTTTCTTTCTTCATCAGTCCTAGAGTCCTGTGCGATTCACAGCTGCTACCAGAGCACCAGACTGCCACAAAGGAGCCATGTCCATTCAAAGGACATTGTGGAATAATGCAGTCTATTTCCTACCCTTGGACACAAGAGTGGATCTCAATCGTAGGGAGGTTACAGACACCTAGGACTGTCAGACTCTCTGTAAACTACAGATCATAATCTCTCACGCTTCAACAAAACCAGATAGATATGTTTCAACTAAACTAGATGGCACACAAATAAAAGCCAGCACCAAAGATTTGGGAATTTTTTCATAATGGAAAAACCCCATCATTTTAGcctctacttttctttctctgaaagtgGGAAGAGATTGCAAGGGTTTAAGGCTAGCTGCAGGATGTCAGTGTTTTGAAAACACGCAGCTCAGGACCTCCAGCCCAAGACCAGCCTGCCCATGAACCTCACATGTTTTTGTCGATAAAGAAGGCAGGACAGACATGGTGTCTACTCACAGGGCCGCATATACTGCTTTACATCCATGGAGGACTCCTGCCCACTTGGAGAGAACAAATCCAGTGGGATGAATGATGCAGTGTGATTTTTCTCGGGTAGCTGAGAATTTTGCAGTAAACTTCTATCCAACCCTCCCCCAACCCACTCCTCTGCAGCTCCCGCCAGCACACCCTGGGTTTTCCTAGTGCTGCTCTAAGGCTAAGCTACCATCCattctctcctcctttccccaagTTGCCAGCTGACCAGGGAGACACAGCTCCCTGGCCCTCTCACCCTCCCTTGGAGTCCTCCGAAACCCTGCAGCTGGGGTTGCATGTGGTTACCAAGAGAAACCTTGGATACACCTTTCATTCACAAAGGTTCATcctggtttccttatctgtgtgtgcctgtcttcatgctaagtcacttcagttgtagccaactcttcacaaccgTATGGAtgggctcctatgtccatgggattctccaggcaggaatactggagtgggttgctatttcctcctgtgggggatcgtcccaacccagggatcgaacccgagtctctcatgtctcctgcattggcagacgggttcttttaccgctagtgccacctggaaagcccccgtTTCCTCATCTACATATTTATAAACTAGTTGAACTTTGTACTTTGTACAGACCAACTCTTAGCCCTCCTTTGTGATGAGGGTGAATGTTGTCTGCCCTGGACCCTGAAGGAAACCCCTCTCCCCAACTCTTCCCACAAACCCAAAATTTCAGACAAGAATCTGCAAGTCCAGTACCCTGAGGACCCTCAGGACCTGTCATGCTGATGGAACCCAAAGATGCGATTTTAGCTATTTGATCATCGATATTTCCCAATTAAAGAAAATCTATGGAAATCCCCATAAAGACACACACAAGTATTGCATACAATCTGGAGCTTTAGAGATGGTATTAGTTACCTTAATCTACAgcaaggaaacaaaacaagatatAATAAAAGCATTTCAGGGGGAAATGTATTTGTCCCCTTGTTTGTGGTGGGGTTTGCCAGACAGCATCTTTGGACTTTGTTAACACGATAAAGTCCAGAAACACACAGTGTGAGCTAAGAAGGCATCCGGAGCGGGGAACCAATCGATGTCAGAGAGGAACTCCCTGCCTCCAGAGTCCCCACGCTTGGTCTCGAAAAGGGTAAGAGGAAACCCACAGTCAGGAACTTCTCCAGGTCTCCCTGAGACAAATCTCCGGCCATTCTAGGCTTTAACTGTCCCCAGGTGCGTCCCTCCTCCATACCACAACGCGGGGTGCTACACCTGCGGTTAAGTTGGGGGCCCGGGACTCCCACCTTCGCTGGGTCCTGCAGCAGAGACTGGCCCGGAGGCTCTGTTCCCTCTGGGTGAGGGCATCCCGCATTCCAGGTCCCCATTCCCGGATGAGCGCGCGGGTTCCCGCCACACCCGGCTCCCTCCCGCCCCGAACCCAGCTCGCCCAGGTCGCGGCTCACCTGGTACCCCAGGCGCGGCCGCCGTGCGCCCCAGTGGCCGTCGGAGCGCGGCTGCGCCCTGGCGGCGGGACGGTCCCAGCAGAGGCCGCgcgccgcccccgcccctcccaccGCGGGAGCCCGCGCCGCAGGTGCGCGCCCAGGTCCTGCCCAGCCCGCCGCGGACCCCACCCTCGGTCGTCCACTTTCATGGGCAACGCGGGAACATCAGCTTCTGCTCCCGGGTATCTCTGGACAGCCTCCACGCCTATTTTACGCGAAACTGCCCAAAGGGCGTATTTACAAGGGAGCAACCacagccttttcatactgtttatactGTAGGCTCCGGGAGTAGGCATCCCGGAgtggagttcgtgatggacagggaagcctggcgtgctgcagtccataggatcgcaaagagtcggacacgactgagcgactgaactgaactgaactgaacagaaacagcCTGGCAGGAGGGTTCTCGCCCCAGATCCATTGTAAGAGAAAGATTACTAGAAGCTTTCCCAAGTAAAAGATGCTTGGGCATTTTCTCTTGGCGATCAGAATGTCCGGGTAAAGAGGAAATGGCCTAACGGGATTATTTTAAAACAGGTTTTGGGTCCTAGAAATTTAGGTGTGGAAAGGACATTTACAAATATCCAGTCCTGGGAATGTACACCGGTGCAgttgctgtggaaaacagcatgatggtttctcaaaaaaattaaaaaataaaatgaccacatgatccagcagttccactctgGATATATTCCCCAAAGAATCAAAAATAGAGTTTCAAAAAGATATAGGTACACACACGTTCATAGCAGcgttatttacagtagccaaaatgtggaagcagctCAAATATCCACAGTAAAAGTATTATGGATAAGTAAAAAGTAGTATATGcataagagaaggcaatggcaacccactccagtactcttggctggaaaatcccatggacagaggagcctggtgggctgcagtccatggggtcacgaagagtcggacacgactgagcgacttcactttcacttttcactttcatgtattggagaaggaaatggcaacccactccagtgttcttgcctggagaaccccagggacgggggagcctggtgggctgccgtctatggggtcgcacagagtcggacacgactgaagcgacttagcatcggcagcagcagcagtatgtgcaTACAAAGGACTCTTATTCAAGCTTagagaggaaggaaattctgacacatgctacaacatggatgaacctcgtGGACATTACATTCAGTGAAATATGCCAGTCTAGATAAGATAAATGTATGATTCTGCTTACATGAGATGTTTAGAATAGTccaattcatagagacagaaaatgtcAATacagtggtggttgccagggtctgGAAGTAGAAGGGACGGGATGtgtttgtttaatgggtacagagttcagttttgaaagatgaaaacagTTCTGGAGGTGGACCGCGCTAATGGTAGCACGACAGTGTGAATATATTTGATGTCCCTCAACCACACACTTGAAAGTGAttaagatagtaaattttatgccatatgtattttaccacaatttaaaaattctgttaaaaaCCCCTTTTTTATGGTCTCTGTTTACAAAGGAGATAACCGAGAATTAGAGAGGTCCAAGTGACAAGCCTGAGAACAAGGCCAGGGAGGCCTGAGTTAAACCAAGGCATCAGTTCTCTGTTCTGACTGCACTGTGCTGGGGCTGGCTGGGCCATTTGATGTGAGCCACTGTTCTCTCAGATACCAATGTGCTAGGACTTCCTTGACCTCCCAtgattaagactccaagcttccaatgctggggagcaggttcaatccctggtcatagaactaagatcccacatgttgtcgTTGGTCGccaactcgtgtcc encodes the following:
- the OXGR1 gene encoding 2-oxoglutarate receptor 1, with the protein product MNEPLDDFANASEFPDYAAALENCTSENIPLKTHYLPVIYSIIFLVGFPGNVIAISTYIFKMRPWRSSTIIMLNLACTDLLYLTSLPFLIHYYAGGDHWVFGDFMCKFIRFGFHFNLYSSILFLTCFSIFRYFVIIHPTSCFSVHKKRWAMVACVVVWIVSLVAVIPMTFLITATTSTNRSTCLDLTSSDDLTTIKWYNLILTTTTFCLPLVIVTLCYTMIIYTLTQGPQTHSCLKQKARRLTILLLLVFYICFLPFHILRVIRIESRLLSISCSTEHQIHEAYIVSRPLAALNTFGNLLLYVVVSSNFQQAVCSMVRCRAGGDLEQGKKVSQKNNP